CTGACCTGCGATGACTCTGCCCAGTGTGGCACGAGCGACCACAGCATCATCATGCCATCAAGCACAAGTTGCTCGCCGGGCTTGAGCGCGTCGCGTACAGCGTACAGGACAGGAACACGCGATTTGGGTGCGGCATCCTCATTCGATGCAGGCCCACCAGACAAGAGAAGATCCTCGCGGATACGTATCCTGTATTCATCGAGATGGTTCTGTATCTCCTGCCACGTGAACTTGTGGATAATCCTGCCGCACATCATGAACTGTAGATCATTCAGCCTGCTACACGATCACCGTGTCTTCGGCAGGTCTGCTTCGCCGAGGAGTCGGAACATCTTTCGGCGAAGGATCTGGCCCGCCAGTGTGATGTCATCCACGGCAAGCGCGATCGTCGGAGTACCGTTGGGTCGGCGCATCAGCGGGTACGCAAAGTGGATGTTCAACTCAGCAGCAAGAAGTGAAAGACACAAGCTCGACAGGGTGTTGTTGTGTGTCATCTCGACAACCAATACGTCACGATCGGAGTACGGGAGCTGGAGATCCTTCAGAATTCGACGTGCAATATCCGCGTTGTTCGTCACCAGACGGACAACAGCGTGATCCGATGCCTCATGCACACTGAGCGCGCAGATGTCAGATCCCTTATGCTCGAAGGCTTCGACCAGATCGAACAGTCTGCCCACACGATTCGCGAGAAACACGCTGAACTGCGTCACAGTGGGTGGCGCAAAGTCGCG
Above is a genomic segment from Phycisphaeraceae bacterium containing:
- a CDS encoding acetolactate synthase, with amino-acid sequence MAEAAVPLETGRDFAPPTVTQFSVFLANRVGRLFDLVEAFEHKGSDICALSVHEASDHAVVRLVTNNADIARRILKDLQLPYSDRDVLVVEMTHNNTLSSLCLSLLAAELNIHFAYPLMRRPNGTPTIALAVDDITLAGQILRRKMFRLLGEADLPKTR